A single region of the Synergistaceae bacterium genome encodes:
- the trpB gene encoding tryptophan synthase subunit beta: MTERSQNQAGFPVKGIYGGFGGTYVPKMLEPILTEIAEEYEKCAADESFREEYLSLLKDYVGRPSALTECKNLTRTVGGARIFLKREDLNHTGAHKINNCIGQALLAKRMGKKKIIAETGAGMHGVASATVAALMGMECDVYMGEVDIKRQAPNVLRMKALGATVVSVSEGQGTLKEAVDAALAALCSDTSIFYLIGSAVGPHPYPTMVQNFQKIIGEEARAQMLERTGSLPDAVIACVGGGSNAIGAFTAFIEDKDVRLIGVEPSGRGLTYGNHAASLTKGSPGVLHGFKSYVLTDDKGEPAEVYSIAAGLDYPSVGPAHAALKESGRAEYICASDEEALHAFRLLCRTEGIIPALESSHALAGAIKIAPELSPEQKVLVNLSGRGDKDMEIIAAIGI; the protein is encoded by the coding sequence ATGACAGAGAGATCACAAAATCAGGCAGGTTTTCCGGTAAAAGGCATCTACGGCGGATTCGGAGGCACATACGTTCCCAAAATGCTCGAGCCGATCCTTACGGAGATCGCGGAAGAGTACGAGAAATGCGCGGCAGACGAATCATTCAGGGAAGAATACCTCTCCCTTCTAAAGGACTACGTGGGACGTCCCTCTGCACTAACCGAGTGCAAAAACCTAACCAGGACAGTAGGGGGAGCCAGGATCTTCCTCAAGAGGGAAGACCTCAACCACACAGGGGCCCACAAGATAAACAACTGCATCGGACAGGCACTTCTTGCCAAAAGGATGGGAAAGAAAAAGATCATTGCTGAGACAGGGGCAGGCATGCACGGCGTTGCCAGTGCGACAGTAGCGGCCCTGATGGGCATGGAATGCGACGTCTACATGGGAGAAGTCGATATAAAGCGCCAGGCCCCGAACGTGCTCAGGATGAAAGCTCTTGGCGCAACAGTCGTATCTGTCTCTGAAGGACAGGGAACGCTCAAGGAAGCTGTGGATGCGGCACTTGCGGCATTATGCAGCGACACCTCCATCTTTTACCTTATCGGATCAGCTGTCGGGCCGCACCCATATCCGACTATGGTGCAGAATTTCCAGAAAATAATAGGCGAGGAAGCAAGGGCCCAGATGCTTGAACGGACCGGATCCCTGCCGGACGCCGTCATCGCATGTGTAGGCGGCGGAAGCAATGCGATAGGAGCCTTCACAGCCTTCATCGAAGACAAGGATGTCCGACTTATCGGTGTCGAACCGTCAGGAAGAGGACTGACATACGGAAATCACGCCGCCAGTCTCACAAAGGGTTCCCCCGGAGTCCTTCATGGGTTCAAAAGCTACGTTCTCACCGATGATAAAGGCGAACCCGCCGAGGTCTATTCGATCGCAGCCGGACTTGATTACCCCTCAGTCGGACCGGCGCACGCCGCCCTCAAGGAGAGCGGTCGCGCAGAGTACATATGCGCAAGCGACGAAGAAGCGCTTCATGCATTCAGGCTTCTTTGCAGGACAGAAGGTATAATCCCCGCGCTTGAGAGCTCCCATGCACTTGCCGGAGCGATAAAGATCGCTCCGGAACTCAGTCCGGAGCAAAAGGTACTCGTTAACCTCTCGGGTCGGGGGGATAAGGATATGGAGATTATAGCCGCAATTGGGATTTAG